The Lolium rigidum isolate FL_2022 chromosome 1, APGP_CSIRO_Lrig_0.1, whole genome shotgun sequence region TTTGTCCATGCATCTGCCGCGGTTCGCTTCGGTTCCAACATGCCACGGCATCATCACCACCTTCTTCGTCAAGGAGAACCACCTGACGTTTCCCCCCAAAGAAAACACCCACTGCAAAACAGCAGGTAAGAAAATTAATAGTTCTTCATGTCTCCCAGAAACAAATACGCCGATACGAAAAAGATGGCACCTTTTTAGTGCCGACAAACCCGTAAAACGGAGGGCGGAGTTTCCGTTTGTTTGTATtcagttccataattcttgtcgcagATTCAGACGGCTTCACTGGAGCGCCATTTTGGCTCCCTGGCGAGCCTGACATTTTGTAAAAAAATATTTACAAGTTTCTGAAAACTCTGAAGTTTTTCCGTTGATACATACGGATCTTATCTACTCCGATCCATAATTCTTGTTGTAGTTTTAGTTCAAGATGCTGCTAATTCTCAGTCAACCTAGAATTAACTTAATTCTCGATCAACCTAGAATTAACTTAATTCTCGATCAACCTAGAAATATTTTAATTCTTGGTCACCCAATTTTATGTGTAATTCATGTGAAACTAGGGGAAAATATGTGCAAGTGCACATCCATCCATGTGCAATTACACACCCATGTGTAATTCTCATGTGCACTAATCATAACGCAAATCTAATGATTGTTGATGTAGAACTAACTTAATTCTTGGTCAACCTAGAATTAGCAAAAGGGTTAAACTAAAACCACCACAATTATAATTATTAAACGGAAGGAGTACAGATCATTTAATTTTAAAGTATAGTTTTGGCCACCCAAAAAAGACAATTCTTGCTGCAACAAGGCAAACAAAACTCGATTTTGCTCCACACTTTTGTTTATTTGTGTAGATCACATGATGAAATTTGGTAGGCACATGCTACTGGGACAGGGTAGcatgtgcatatgcaccctttatttgaaatgcattttgaacataatttaaaatgtgaaacaaatacaaaaaatgtcatcttgacatgttacatgcatggttttaaaggcgtcgcTTAGCGCTCCCCCTCTGCCTTAGAAAAGCGGCCGCCTTAGGTGCCTAGGCATCCAAAGCGTCTGCCTAGGTGTCGCCTAAGCGTCAGAGCGCCCCCACTGCTTTAGGATGCCTtaacgcctttaaaaccatggttacatgctcacaaagttgtttcatcaaAAACGACATGTTTTTTGCCCTAtgtaaaaaaagacaaattttggtgctaaaataatcCATTTCTCGAGACATTtttgtttgtcttttttacacagggcaaaaaaaatgtcggttttatgtgaaacctTATGTGCGCACATAGAGCATGTCCCTCTATATCGAATTTCTTTTTCCTAAATTTTAACTTTTgatatatgttttgtacataccgggtgcatatgcacctgggatCAGGTTTGATTTTCCGCATGCTACTGTACTAGACATGTATGCGTGCATGTATATTTGTTTTCAGTTTTTTTGAGTTTCACAGTTAAGTTTTTATAATTCCTTTAGACAAAAGTACAACACATGTGGGTAAACCGTATATTGCTGGTCACACCCTCTCTGTTTTTGCACGGCAAATATTGTACTCTTATTTTTTTTCCTACATATCCATTAAATTGCTTTCTGTATAATAAAATTGGTATTATAGAATTTGGCTTATCATGAAATTGCTTAAAAAGGGAAAAAAGGACAAAATTGAGATTCTAATCTTGTTTATTTTATTTCTTGTATTGATTTGTGTTAATACAGGGGAGCTACTCCTACCTGTACCTTCGAATCAAACTGGACCTTGCAGCATAGCTTTTCCACTATGAAGAATTCAGATGACACTCCTCTTGACTCTATAAGGTAACCTTGCTCATTCTAAAATCTAGCATTGTAAATTGTATTATGTTAATACAGTTTTTGTATTTAGAGCCACTGCTGGTGGGAGCTCAATCCAAAGGTTTGCATCACTGAAGAGTGTTGGGGAGTGTGACAACGAGTCTGAGCTCATGCTCCTCTTGAGGAAGAAAACTGTTCCCATTTGCTATGTCTGGTGTGACCCCTCCCCCTGGATACATATAACCCAGGTATAGGTCGAATCGGAGTAAGTGTATGTACATCTTGTTTTTAGTCTGTAGACATGTGGAGAAATGAAATGCATActgttggaacttggaagttGGAACAGTCTACTAGTTACTTCTAACTGTTTAGTATCTTTTTTGAATGTCCTAGTACGCTAATGTATCGTTTGTAGATATTTTTAGTTAGATGATTGCAACCTTTATCTCGTTTAACTTTATTTATCGTTTCTAGCAAAAAAAAAGTTAACTCATTTGCACACTAATGTAATCGATGATGTCACAGTGGAACTACCATTTGCACACTACTTAGTACATGACTTTGCTGCTATTTAGTTCACTTTTTGGTGTTTCAAATTGTGAGATGTGTCTTTTTGCAATTGAATATGTATCTTGTTTAACTTTATTTTTCCTTTCTAGCAAAACTTGTTCCCACAGTAAACTCATATGCACACTAAAAAACTGGCTTCATTTCATATTTGAACTATCATTTGCACACTACTTCATGATTTTGCTGCTATTTAATTCACTTTTTGGTGTTTCAGATTGGGAGATGTGTCATTGTGCCATTTAATTTACatatttcatattaaaatttcaAGCTTGTTTAAGATGTTCTATATGTACTTTGCATTGATTTGTTCTCATTGTGCAGGGGTTCTCGATGTCAATCAATGTTAATAAGATGATTAGAGCTGGCTTCAAAGTTAAATTATTGATGGCAGATTGGTTTGCTCGGATGGAGCCTATGATTGGTGGCAATCTATGTAAAATGCAGACTATTGCCATGTATAACATTGAGATGTGGAAAGCAACTGGCATGGATGTTGATGGAGTAGAGTTTGTGATGCTTTCTGATGAAATAAGTTACCGCGCAGACGAATACTGGCCTCTTGCCATGAAAGTTGGGTCAGTGAGTGAACTGGAAGACATAAAAAAATGTTTATTTAGTTTTAGTAAGTTACCAAAGGATACAAGGTATTGTCATTTTACATATTACCGTGTTTTGTTTCATTTTAATGTGGACCTTTGAGTTTGTTAACTTCAGCTGTTGGGTCATTGCCCGTCCTTGTGGCAAGTGACTTTATCTTGTTTTCCATTCAGGGGTCGTGGGAGTGTAGATTCGACGACTAGAGAATTTACTCCTGCTGAGACACTGCAAGCGTGCTTGCAGTGTGCTAGTATATTACTTCAGGAGGTTGGTTTCTGTAATATCATATCAATAATAGTATGCTAAGTAGTTGCCGTTGTTTGTCTCTTACAATCTGGCGAGTATGTCCATTTCTCTTCAACTTTTGACCATTACATAATAGAAATTTGGGGAGTCAACAATGGTAAATATTTTGTTTGCAAGATGCTGAAAGCTTAATCACCTTACTTCTATTCCCTTACCGGACAGCTCTATCTAGTGCGTGAATTCATCATAGAAGGCAGTCCATGCTTGTTAAAATACTCAACCGTGAGAGTAACAAATTAAACATGAACCCTCTTGAGGAAATACATGCTAATACAATGCCTACAGAATGTGCTTtattcttccaatttctctcaaCATGTAACTCTACAATTTGTGTCCTCTACAAACCACCAACATAGATGTTTTGTTCTGAAAGGGATCTTCAGTTATAGGTAACTATCATTCTCATGTAATTTCATCCTACAAAAGAGATGTTTAATTGAATTCAGGATCTCTTTAATTTTTGACTGTGCTAAAATGTTTGGGGTATACCGTATACACAATTTCTAATGTTCACAGGGACAAATGGTCCGCATTAGACAAGGAACGTAAATTTCCTGTAGTAATGACTGTCCATGTACAATATAACTTGTGTTATGTCTAGGGAATATCGTAAAGGACACAAGGAAATTGAAGCTCTGGTAGTTATATTTTATCGCAGTGCAGAGTTGTGCCTCACTGATTTGTAGATTGTTCTTTGCTGGTGTTTGACTGAATTGAATGCTTTGGAATGGAAGTTACAAAATATGTTTACCTTGCTCTTTAAAACATTTCCACTCTCCTCAAATGAACTGTTGTCTACTCAGTTCTTCTACTTTTAGAGTACATTTTCATTTCACCGTTCACAGAATCAAGGCCATACTCTTGTTTCCAGTTTTACCTATGTTAGAGTTTTGTTAATACGAACAGTGTCAGTATCATCCAACTTTTATTGCTTCTTTTTTAATCTTGTGCGCAAGACCTATCTGGCTTACCTTTTGAAATGATACATTTTGGTTCTAGTAGACTTAAAAGGTTCAGCTTCACTGGACTGGTTTGTTATACTGATAAAGTATGAAGGTCTATAGTACTATTATATTTTACCTTTCATGCTTAGGCCATGCAGTCCTAGTAGCATATTATTCTGGAACATGCATAAATACCTGAAATGCAGGTGGACATCTGGCTGTTAGACGAGGATAAGCGTGGGGTCGACATGCTAGTTGGAGAATACCGCAAGCACACGGGAATGAAAAAGAAACCAGTTACGATGTTCCAAGGTATCTTCATGTTTTGAATTGTTTGCTGTTTGTCttggttttctttcttggatGTGCACACACTTACTTCAAATACAGGTATGGTACCAAGTTTGTTACAAAACACAGAATGGTACAATATGGGGGATCCAGGATGGGCTATCTTCATGGAAGATGATGAGGTTTGAACTGCTTTGTCACTTTTTTGTTATGCAGGTGCTACTAACCCGTTAAATATACTCTACTGGTTGCATACTAGTTCTGATGTGCTTGAGAGTCAAAGTTTAATGCCATAAACTCATCTTTATTGTGGAAGATAAAACAATTGAAGGATTTATTGCCAGTGAACAATAGATCACTCTTAGCACCAAAGCTATCCAACAGAATGTATTTTAGAACAGTTTGTCTGTGACTATTGAGCATGAAAGAACAACAACACAACCAACACCAAAGGCATGAAAGAACAGCAGAAATAAATTTAACTTCTTTCATTTACGAATgagttttttagttcttttgcagTGTAAGATAAAGGACTAATATGGTTAATGCAGTGTAAAGAAAAGGAGTAATATTGTCAACCGGTATCACTTTACAGGTAAATTTAATGGGGAATAGTTACATCAAACCATTTCCTATAGGAGATTGGGTAAATGTTCTATGCATCCTTTGGTGCTAACTGGATAACTACTGCCGTGAGGTTAGCTGGACTGCACAATATATATGATTGGGGAGTAAAACATAGGTTAGGATGACAAACGAGGTAGGAGAAATAGATGTTGGAAATTACTTGACACTCGGGAGTTGTGATATGCTTTATTATTTGACTTAATTGTTTAGCAGCTTTTGAGGCAATAGTTTTGTGTTTGTTCTTTATCTTTTCTACAAAGGATACTGTTCCACAGTTGCCTTCTGCTTATTGCAGGAAGTTGTCAGTAGGAAAATAGAGAAAGCTTTCTGCCCTCCAAAGTTAGTAGCTGGCAATCCTTGTTTGGAGTACGTAAAGTATACAATCTTACCTTGCTTAGGGAAGTTCGAGGTTGGCCTGAAGGAAGCGGACAGTGGTAACAAGTGAGTTCTTACATGTCACTTCTGAAGATTATTTTTTATGTAATTAATCATTAGAATCTGCATTTATCCCATTACAGTCCCATACTCCCATTATTTGCTAGCAATGAATTCAAGATAACATACCATACTGGTCCATGTCTTGTGACAGCTGAGAAATGTTATAATATTTTATGCAGGACATTCTTGAGCATGGAAGACCTTACTGATGATTATTCAAGTGGCGCTGTGTGTCCCGCTGACATGAAACATGCCCTTGTGAAGGCAATAAACACAATATTACAGGTATGTAATTTTCTTTATCTAATTTATTATGATGAGTATGTGTTTTGATACCAATAAATGTATCTTACTCACATTATGTTTTACATAGAATGGTTAATGTTTCAGTAGAATTCAGTGCTAATGCTAGATATGTAGACACGCCCCACCAAAGGCACCATGGCTTTAGTCTTAGATACGCCTCCATGTTGCTGCAGTAATTGATCATATTTTCTATCAAGATTCTGAAACAATTAGCAAACTTTTTATTTGTTTATCTTGGACATACTCCAATAGTTATTGAAGAATACCTAATTAGTTTAGGAGTATTATTCATGTTTGGCCCTCGTTGGAGGTAGTGGGACATACTTTTACTGACACTATATCTGTCCATACTCCGCTGAAGTATCTATATCTTTATTTCTATTTAAAAAATAGAGTTACGGTTTGGCATAAACCATTGTAGCCATTCAATCTAATCTAACTGCTCAGGATTTAAAGCTAAATATATATGCCGTCTTACTCATGCTGGGCGTTCGGGATTTCCCGAAATTTCGGGACGGGTAATTCGGGTTATTATAGATAATTCGGGATTCCAAATAAAACACCCgaaatttgttcaattttttaGCACCTGAAAGTTCGGGTACCCGATAATTCGGGTTCGGTTTCGGGTAATCCCGAATTGCCCGATCTACAATGCAGTTACAGAGAGAAGGAAAATACAACATCCTGTCTTTGACATCTGGTGGAAGATAATCTAATCTAACTGCTCAGGATTTAAAGCTAAATATATATGCCGTCTTACTCATGCTGGGCGTTCGGGATTTCCCGAAATTTCGGGACGGGTAATTCAGGTTATAGATAATTCGGGATTCCAAATATAACACCCgaaatttgttcaattttttaGCACCTGAAAGTTCGGGTACCCGATAATTCGGGTTCGGTTTCGGGTAATCCCGAATTGCCCGATCTACAATGCAGTTACAGAGAGAAGGAAAATACAACATCCTTTCTTTGACATCTGGTGGAAGATAAACTCGGCGACGCTGCAGGTAAGGAGGTTTCGCGCTCGGAGGCAGAGGCGGCGGTGTGCTGGGAGCAGAGCCGCTTTGGGGAAAAAGAAGGTGAGTGTCTGATCTGTTGCGGGCGACGCAGAGGCGCGCTCGAGCATGGGAAAGTGAGCGGCTCCGCCGTGTGCAGTTTGGAGCGGGTGGACGGCTGTTGGGTAGAGCGAGCGGCGCCACCTGCGACCATGTGTTGTGCGGCGGCGGCAAAGTCGTGCTTGGTTGGGTATAAGTGAGAAGGGGCTCGTGGTTGGTTGGGGATAACTAGGAAGTGGGCTCGTGGTTGGTCTGGGCAGAACACAGGCAAAACTAGGATACGTGCCTAGGAATTGAGTAGTGGGCTGGCCCTTCGTCGTTTGGGGGGATTTTCTTACTAGGCTTTTTCAGTATTTCGGGATATTCGGGCTGTTCGGGTTCTGTGTGTTTAAACCGAAATTTCCTGAAATAAATTCGGGCAATCAGATTTGACACCCAAAAATGTGTTCGGACGGGTTCAGGAATTTCGGGTTCGGGGTTTGGGATTCAGGTTTTATGCCCGGCGTGACGTCTTACTAATATAATAACACATCTTTAAAGTCGTAAGAATCTGCACCTCTTTCTCATTCTTTAGTCATGACACTGTGATTGCTGAACTTCATATCCATGCAAATGCAAGTATTACTAGCTAAGTGCCCACGCGTTGCTGCTAGTCGAAGTCTCATATGTTGACGCTCCGTCAGAACCACCTACCTTGTCGCGTCGTTGATCATCCTCGGAGCTGAGACCTTGTCACTATGATTATCAACAATTGCAGCACTCAACACCAAGTGGAAGTCTATCTGAAGAAGCACCATGCTGGCATACTTGAGTCTGGTCATGTGTTATTGTCCGTGGGCAGCTATAGCAATATGAAGGTTCAGAAGCTAGCAATCTTTGTGTGAACGGAGGAAGCACCTAGCAGCATACATTGAAGAAATTAACTTGCTACCCTGGATTCGGCAGCGCGCCACAGAGCATGGCTGAGCTTGATTCACAGCTTGAAGGTATCGACCACACGTGTCACATGTTATGAGAACATCAACTATGCGAGCTGCGCGGTAAATTACCACGATGGAGAGTGCACGTCCCCGTTGATTTCGTGCCTGGTTGCGGTCTGACTGCCATGCCAAAAGTAACtctagttagagcatctctaggagAGCCCCTATTTTTCGGAACCGAAAAAGTGAGTTCAGTCCCGAAAAACATAATGTGAGCGGATTTAGCCacggcgcagaacagaaaccgaaaacgctgaaatcaaacgtcgcgggaaaTTGAAACTCGCGATTGCACTAGATTTCATCCGATCAAGTTGAATTCGTTCATAATTTACAATAATAGGGGCAAAATACATGCATCTTCGACCTACATTCGATACTAGGGACCTAATGTAGACTAGATTTAGTCCCCGGAGtgactatactgtcaccggggCGCTTAATGTCGCCGGTGGGGGGTTTTGGGTCGTTGGCTCTTCCTAGGCGATGATGAGCGTTGCTTCCTCGATGGCCGCTGCCTCGGAGGTGTTCCCGTAGGCTAGAGGCGgcccgtcggcgtcgtcgtcattgCCGCGCAggggcagcggcggcagcggggggTGCCTCTGCTTCTCCTTCCGCAGCCGCCTCCTCGCGCGCTTGACGGCGTGCCATTAGTTCCGGCCACTTTCGGCCGGCCCGCTTCCATGCGCCGTCGGAGCGCGACCGCCTGGCGCGTTTCGGCTTCGCCCGTACACCCGGCGGACGCCAAGTTGATcttccgccgccgattcggccgCCTACCCTACCCACGCGTCTTGAACGCCCCTTTCGGACGGAGGGGTGGTGGCCGAAGCGGCGGAGTGGCGTCGGAGGGGGCGGAATCGCTCGCCGGAGCGGAGGCAGGCAGCGGGAGCGGAAGCGgttgaggggagtagggtttacgAACCGAACACCCCTCCATGGCCCCTTTTAATACAGGGCGTCCGCTCGATTTCTTGGGGGCCCGGACTCGTTTTATGGGCCAGGCCGCGAGTTCTGGCTCCGATCTAGCCCATCTCCGAACCGAACCCCTAATCTCGCTGGACTTTTTCAGTTTGGGCCGCGAGtttgggctctgttagagatgctcttaatgtCTGCCTACTTAATTTCTCTCACGTCTGAACTCATCTACCCGTTTGTCGCAATACCCGCCGGAATCTGGTGCCACCTCGCCCACGCCAGAGTATGGTGCAGATCCACAACACCACATCTCGAGGACAAACCCGTCTGTCGACACCACATCCgccatccctacgtgctgctcagCACATCTGGCCGCCATCCCATCCCTCGACACCGCATCTGGCCACCATCCCAATGCTGTGCTCCTGTGGCCGCCGTCCCTGTCCCGTTTGTATTAAAGCTTTATTGGTGATTTCCCCGACGAAAAGCTCTCGACGAGCATGGGGAGGTGGTAGAGCTTGGTTTCCTGGCGCCCCTTGTTGGACATCATTGTCGGCTATCCGGTGCAGTGGTGCGCCTGTTGGTCCCGACGTGCCTGTTTTGCTggcgctcctccttgacctccggtgTAGTGGGCGCGATGGGACTTCGAAGCCAGCGACATCTGCGGGCCTGGCTAGGCTGTTGTAGAAGTACCCACCTCGCGTTCCTGCGTCTGCATAGTGGTACTGGACGCTATGCGGGCCGTCGCCTGCCCCTGCACATGACCCAGCTCATGACCGCCGTTGGAAGGGGCAGGTAGTGGTTCGTCAGAATCGTCGTATTTTTTTATGTGCGCATAAATCAATTTGTTGCGAGGCAATCTATCTCTATTTATTGGATTAGGTAAGGGAAGAATAGGTGAACTCGGGTCCGATCAGGATTCCCAAGTTTCGATCGATTTTTGGTATGACATGACCAAGATCTCCAAGAATTAGTACTACGTGGTTGAAAGTAGGAAGATTTCTCTCACGTGGCGtgcggatgaaggaaagggtgcaattgggctggcccacacCCAGCACTCTATATGCAGCGATCGATCGGGACTTAGGAGGAGAAATAGCTACCGAGGAAGCCGGGTTTTTTAGCAATGGAAAACCAACAGAAAGAGGGACGGTTTTTTTTTAACGGACGAAGACTTTTTTACCTACCAAcaccacctattgcaatttaatagtaaagattacgaACTGTTGTTGCTTACAAACTTGCAGAAGCAGTAAGAGGAGTCTCCACTAGTATTTTATTTTGGGAGTCGTAATTTATCTGTCAAAACATCCATTGCATGTGTATGTTTGCTAGCAAGTTAATTTTTTTGTGCTCAGCCAGGAACTCAAAATGCTGCACTTTACTATACTATTTAATTAATTTTATGAGCATATTTTGCACCAACTAGCTAAAATGTTATATTAGTTGTCTTTAACTGTCATATGTATTTGTTCTTACAAAAGCAATGTTTTAACTCTTATATGTTGGTCTTGCTTTTGTTTGTTTGTTCAAGCCTGTGCGTGACCACTTCAGAAGTAGCAGTGCCAGAAAACTAAGGAAAGCTATGGAGGTACTGTTTTGTTGCTTGTTTTAGTCTTGCAAACTTGGAGGGAATCCAAGTCTTTTGTTCTATATAAAGTATTTTCTGTACAAGCCTTAATCTGGAATCTTTGCAAATTAAATCTGATTCCATGGTTGTCCCTGTGTGCTCCCGCGAGGCCGGGCATAACCCCAGGCTCTGGATTTAGTGCCAGAGCTCCCCCTGTCTTGATATATTGGCGCAGAGGCTTGTCCCTCCTTCTGGTcgcgttttttttttaaatctggTCTTAACTGACTTTTTTTAAGTTTACATTTGTCGGTCTACCCATTATTGTAGTCCTAAACTCTGCTCATATTGTCTGCCTGCTATATTATGAGTTCTTAAAATAAGTGTGTTCCTGAGTCACTTCAATGACCATTTGCAGGATAACTACATTATTGACAGAGCAAAGCGGCCATACTTAAAGCCCTAAAAAACCCAAGAATCAAGGTGTTATTAGTGGCCAAGTATTAGGCACTTGGTAGGCCTTTGCCGACCATCTATGACTATGTAATAAGTACATGTAGGTTGAATGGGAGGTATCCTTTTGAAATTCTGTATTTGTGTGAAGAGTCTGGTTTACTAACATTAGTAGGTTGCATGGTACAAGTTATTATTTCTGTATTATGACGAGTCTGGGTGTGAACCAATGTTTGTTATGTGGTTCGGCAGTGTTATGTGATGACATTGAACGTTTTTGATGTTATGGTGTTTTCATTTGTCTGTCGCCCTGATAGATGTCACCCCTGCTGATCCTGTTGCTGTACCTATATCAGCAGTGACAGATACTGATTCAAATTTATCCAACCATCCAAAATCATTGGGTTAATTGGATCTATGCCACTCCAATTTCCACCACTTGGAGATATGTCATTAAAAAACAAGACTTGGAGCTATGCCACATCGACTTTATGATACATCTATCAATGCCATTTTGTATACATGATAAATACAATAATGGTTCAAAAAATACATGTATTTTTAGTATGTATGATAAGAGCATCTCAACCGGTGGCCTTGATAGCTATTTGAAGACCGGCGCTATTTTTGGGCTCACACCGACGCGTCAATGAGGGTTGTCGACAATAAAAGTGTGGACTGTCTTGGCAGCGACTCAATGGCCGATGGCATCATAAATGCGATGCCTTGCTCAACGGCCGGTCGCCGATGAAGTCACCAGTTCTCCTCGTGCAGATGCCGTCGTAAATGCAACGCCTCAGATGCTCTATGGCGAGTTGGCACCGCTTATTTAGTGTGCCCTTCGTCATGCcatcctctcctctccaccaccgccCCATAGACGCCGCCGTAAATGCAACGCCTTGGATGCTCTATGGCGAGTTGGCACCGCTTATTTAGTGTGGCCTTCgtcgcgccatcctctcctctccaccaTCGCCGCATTCCTCTGCAAAACAATGCCGCAGCGGCTGTCGACGACGTACTCCACGCTTGGCCGTAATAGCCGCATGCCGCCATCGGCGCCGCAACCACCACCACACTC contains the following coding sequences:
- the LOC124692666 gene encoding tyrosine--tRNA ligase 1, cytoplasmic-like; this translates as MLSRAFTQVLSKGSKCPLDLFVHASAAVRFGSNMPRHHHHLLRQGEPPDVSPQRKHPLQNSRGATPTCTFESNWTLQHSFSTMKNSDDTPLDSIRATAGGSSIQRFASLKSVGECDNESELMLLLRKKTVPICYVWCDPSPWIHITQGFSMSINVNKMIRAGFKVKLLMADWFARMEPMIGGNLCKMQTIAMYNIEMWKATGMDVDGVEFVMLSDEISYRADEYWPLAMKVGSVSELEDIKKCLFSFSKLPKDTRGRGSVDSTTREFTPAETLQACLQCASILLQEVDIWLLDEDKRGVDMLVGEYRKHTGMKKKPVTMFQGMVPSLLQNTEWYNMGDPGWAIFMEDDEEVVSRKIEKAFCPPKLVAGNPCLEYVKYTILPCLGKFEVGLKEADSGNKTFLSMEDLTDDYSSGAVCPADMKHALVKAINTILQPVRDHFRSSSARKLRKAMEDNYIIDRAKRPYLKP